TTATGGTGTGTCAAGGATGTGTGATGGATTGGAGAGGTTGAGACTTGAGATTATTGTTTGATTAACGACAGAAAAGAAAGTTTGTTTGTCTGACTATTGTACAAATTAAGATCAATTTGTATTTTGTCTGTTGTTTTCGTCCTTATCAGATCATCCTTTAAAAGGAATGGTGAAAATGGATGGTAGATTCCCAGCTTAACTTTCTTCTCATGCCGTTATGagtatgtttgttttctttgattccGGCTTCCTGATAAATGTTCAACGTGAAGCTATGTCTCATGAAGCATAGATGTTGAATGTGATTGAATGCCAAATCAAACACACCATATTTCAGTGAACTTTATGATCACTCTATTGGTTTTTAGGGTGTATAACTATGCTAGTTTTTCTCTTATAATAATGCTTGCTTATTGTTAATTCCCAGTCTTAATTGGCAGGTGACTTTCTGTTCTCTGACTCTGTTATGTTCTATGTTGTATTTTGCTTATTTTGAATGGTATTGCTTTTAATGTAAATCATAGAATTTGTCTGAAATGCCAATAAGTAGATGAGTTGATTGATTGCATTATAAAATGGTTTTCTTAAGATGAATTCTACTGCCGTTATTTTCAAACGAACCTATATGACAATAAGTTGCTATGTTTTCATATTCAAACATCTTGGGGAGGAACTACATTATTGGTACTTGTGTAACAGTGTAAGAGATTACTTTTATCGGGAGACTTTGAAATGGCTGGCACTCTTTCTATAATGAGAGTTTTGTCTAGGACATTTTTATGGAATTTCTACATTCTTTGAAAAGCTTTTATAGATAATCTGGTTTTTGTCAGTAATTCATTGCtctttttatttagtattttgtcTGATGTGACTTGTGAAATGTTGGCTGTGttattgatgaaatttgtgTCTTGATCAAAGTGTGCTGAATGAATGAACTAAATAACCCTTTATTTTCTCTGCAGGATGAAGGGTACTACAATCGCCTCAGGAATTCAGGTTGTCAAGCAAAAGTAGGCAGAAAGAGTTCCCACATCAATAGATCATTCTATGCCCTCAATCTTagttctgttttcatttttgtttttttttctcatctcaGGAAGTGTTACTTACTTTAGACGTAAAATTTTATGTATCCTCTGTTAGACCTTGATACATTGTTTTGATTTAGGATAAGGAGGAAAAACAATGTTGAAACTGTAGTTTTGTTTGATTCTATGTTAACTttgctttagagtttccttatGATGGCTTTTTATTGGCCATCGAACTGAATCCGAGTTTAaagtttcaaaagaaaaaaagttgaaggtATCTAGGGTGGGGGTCGCACTCCTTTGCAGAATAatgttttgtttcatttagCAAGAATCTGCAGATAAATTTTTCAATGATGCCACTCTCCTGGTCTTTATGGTATGGTTTACTTACTCTGCtccatcatattttttttggcttaattttttttggaaaaaaatattgactaATCCAAAGTTTGACTTCAGATCCATCATATTTGTATCCAATAGTTTGGTTTTTTTTGTGtgcttaattatcaatttggttttaaaattattttaaatgatttaatttggtcttcaagtttttaaaaataaattaatttggtctttaaatttttaaaatgtttgattTGTTTCTCAAATTCTTACGAATGAATCAATTTACGAATGAATCAATttgatttctaaattttaattcaaacccAAGTTATAATAATAGTAAGCATGTAAAATGCAACAAgtacaaatgaaattttttttgggCATAGTTGGAAATATTCATTTATAAGTGGTACGAGTCCCACTATTGGCAACGGGATAAAATTGGATGTTATTAGGGACAATTTGCACTAACAACTCAGAAAGGAAATTGAATGATATTTGGGACAATTTTCACTAACAACTCAGAAAGGGAAGGGTGACAAAAATTGTTTGATTCAAAGTAAGGGAGGAAAATAATCTTAATAGgaggaaaaggaagagaagagaaaaatgagaaaaagggaGGAGAGATGTAATGGCCTGCTAAATTACCAAGGTAGGGTTATGGTGAAAGTTGTGCTTGTGAAACCTCAATCAATTAGAATTTCTCATTGTTTTTAATGATAGTAATGGATAAGGTCTAAGTAAGGTCCTATAGTAGTGGTTATGATATCCGAATATTGGTATTGGTATCTGATCTCATATTCAtgtaaatagtaattttaattttcatttttgtatcCCTTAGATATCTATATATTCATCCCTACACTTGTGACTTACCCTTTACTTATGTATGagattaataataatacattaataaaacaataattaaaacaattactacaattataataaaaattcatttttaaataattcaaacataatattaaaaacatatacacataatattaaaaagaaacaaatataacatttatttgTCCAGacttaaatcataaataaacaaaattataaagataatcTTTCAATATAACGATGGTTAAAATTAATGTTCTAATCgcttaataaaaattttaattaagaatttagTATTTTCTACTCTCTAATAGTATTACTCTTAGATATTAGAAACTTAAAGTATTAGTCTAAAAAACTATAATTGTTTTTAcagcaaattatatatatatatatatatatatatatatatatatatatatatatatatatatatatatatatatatatatatatatgtgtgtgtgtgtgtgagagagagagaaaattaaatattataatattgataCTTGCAAATATTTTTACGGGTATCCCCCATATTTTTTCATCTTAATTGTTTTAACTGTTGGCTAAAGAATTGATCAATCTAAGCATGTTGAAAATGGTTAATAGTTGCGTGGCTCGGCCACTGGGTGACATTTTTACACGGGACTATTGATTGTAGTTAGAAAAATAGTTTCAAAATTAGAGCAGAAGAATTGACTACCTATGGCTAAAGTTTATACAgggttatttataacttttcttGATATTGCAAGTTTGTTATATAATGTTAATaaacttttctttattattcaTTATGTTGAGTAACATATttcatttgtatattttaaaatatatttgatcaaCTTATTTTTATACCCTTATAATTCCCGGATATTGATGAATTTCACAaagtaattatataatattttacattatttttatcctcGGGTTGAGaggtgaaaaaataatatttcatcaaAGTATAGAAAGTTATTTTCTAGCATAGTTATAAGTTCTATTATTGCTTTTACgttatcaataaattaaaaaccactttaaatatattttaaaaataattatgataaaaatcaataatattacCGAATATGTCTATCTATGATTGAATCACAAATGTAAAAACATTTACATTGtaaatatattctaattatttttatcttacttGCAAATAAACCCGCATTTTAAAGaatgttaattatttgaatattaatatttcatttaatgttatattttttgtcaCCTATACATCCATGTGAAGAATTTAATGAATTTGTtaatgattcattttttttcaaaacctgattaattatttttattggatttaactttctaatcatattttttattcataaaattcaaacctttgtttaaaaaatcacaattcaGTTTCACTCCAACTAATGAtacattaatttcatttaatattatataattatttttgtctcaTAGTATAACACTAATAATATTTGGAATTTAGAATTTTACAAATGTCACCTTTGTATGTCTGATATGATCAACTCACATCTCACAAAGGAACACTATCAGAAAATTTTGATAGAATATATGTTCATTGGTTAAAACTATATAGATTAATAATCCATTCAAAGGTccagtaaaaacaaaaaaaataaatccattCAAAGGTACACACTAATTCTTACAAAACAATTTTAGAAAAACCTATGCAACAATATGACATTTCCTTTTTCATTATATGAAActactaataatattataattcatattcttctaaaaaaaatatgcaatattaatcacataaaaacgtgtacaaaaaaaaaatactaatgtaacaaaaaaatcacctaaaaacaaaagcattaaacattaattataaaaatgaaaacattaattattttatttaatatattcattgTCTCTTCCACaccagataaaaaataattgcatgcatcaatatattaaactagaaaagtCCACCCATATTTTACATGGTAGGTAGAAATAATCAATTTGAATGAAAATAGGCATATCCAAGAATCAAACTAGGATCTcttattaagttaaaataacttCAAGCTCGGTTGATCCAAGCCAGCATAGCAAAACATTTGATAGAAGAGAGGCAAATTCATACTGTAAAGTTAAATACTTCGcggtgaaagagaaaaaaaggcaCAGACCAAAATCAATGTAATGcccttcaattttaattttgtgccATTTTTAGCTCTTTACATGTGCCAATCCAATCCCAGCCGTGGTACATTCTCTTGGGGCCAGAAAAACCATGAACACGCCGTGGCGTCGGAATTGAATGCGCGCGTGCGCACGTGTCGAACGCTACAACAATTTTCTTCTCCAATTCAATACTAGTACTATAACATAGACGATTAGACGGTGTGTTCTTCTTTTAAACCCTTGTTTCACTTTCCGtttcatctttcttttttgttgctcAGCAATCCctcccattttttttccttcaatctGCTTCAATGGAAGGTTTGGCTTCCCTCAAGGCTCCCTTTCCGGCCACCCCATTTCTCTCTTCCAGACCCAGAACCTCTATTCTTCCATCCCAAGCCAGTTTTCGTAAAAGAAGCTCCTTTTTATCCTTTTCTGTTCATGCCCaggtgagatttttttttttttttttgttgcaaattTTGTATCTTTTTGCAACCTTTTATCGTGTCATCTTATGGATTAATACGGGTCTCTCTCGGTTTTTGTTTGGGGATTTGTTGGGGTTCAGTGGTAATGGAAATAGGCCAGTATAATTTGGGTTCAATTGGGGGTGTATGAATGCAGGATTTTATGCTATGAGGAACTGCTTGTTGATTTTTCATGTGGGTTTTGGATTATGTGGTGTTTTGATTAGGTGGAGTCTGATGATGGTTCAGCTGTAGTAGCCACATCTGGTGAATCTGTGACAGAGGTTCTGAAAATTAAGGAGTGGGAGGTGGGAATGTTCCAAAATGAGGTTGCAGCTAGCCAGGGTATAAGAATAAGGAGAAGGCCTCCATCTGGACCCCCTTTGCATTATGTAGGACCATTTCAATTCAGGTTGCAGAATGAGGGCAATACGCcccggaacattttggaagagaTTGTGTGGAATAAGGACACAGAAGTCTCACAGGTATTGTGATTGATTTGCTTTGTGCTCTATTGttcttaatatatatgttgtttTTCAACCAAATAGATTGAATGTATTACTGGGGACTGTGTGATTTTCAgcttaaagaaagaaaacccCTTGGCGTGCTGAAGAAAGCTCTTGAAAATGCACCTCCTGCTAGGGATTTTATTGGTGCTCTAAAGGCAGCCAACGAACGAACTGGACTTCCAGGGTTGATTGCTGAAGTGAAGAAGGCATCACCAAGTAGAGGTATCTTGAGAGAAGACTTTGACCCAGTAAGTTTGCATTTTTTCCCACATCATTTTTACGGATAGAATATTAGAATTTTTATCTCTCtactttatttgtaattttatgaAGTTGTTTCTGATGTAATGTGTGAAATGTTTGAACTGGCTGACACCCCCCATTTCATCTTTTGGTTAGAGTTAGCCtatacaattttatttcattttaggaCTGTTAGGGGGTTTGAGGGGGGATTGTGTGTTGGTGAATAGAATGTAGAAGCTGTTGATGTTGGAGGTTGTTTGGAGTgaagatgttgttgttgttcaccGAGGTGGGAGAATTATCTGTCATGAAGATGCATTGGTTGTTGGGAGGTTTCCATGGGAtgagtgtttaaaaaaaaaacaaaaggcttAAATATTTGGATGGCTGGTGTGGAAAGATGGAAATTGGTAGTTAGCTTAGCTCAATGTCAGATTGCAGCGTCAACATGTTGGCAGATGAGTTTGTAATATCAGGTCAGTGGGATTACTTATTTTGGCATTTGAACAAACACTATATGGGTACTGTTAATGTCATGTGACTTGGTGTGGAAATACGTGGACTTATAGTTATGGCTACACAACAAATTGTGAGATGTGtctaattttaattgtaataattCCCGACACATGATTTTACCCGGGAGGTTTTATAGCTTGCATTGGACTATTTTTGCCTTTAGGTGGGACGGGGAATATCTGTCTGTTTTAGGCTAGCTTGCTGTTGAGCTTTATATTATACAGCATCATTTTTTGTATTGAGTATTGTTTTGGGCACCTCTTGTGCTCATTGCAAGCATTCTTATATTCATAAATTactttgcttataaaaaaatatttcaattttatttggcTTCCTGACTGACAACCTATTGTATCTAAGTTGGTTAAAGTTAGtctattcaattttatttggcTTCCTGAATCTACTTGTTATAGAATAAGTGCTTGATCTGAGTCATGTTTGCAGAGATATGTCTTAAATTGTTTTATGATGCATATCAATTTCTTCTCCTTTGCATCTTAAGCATTTTGCTTCTTCGAATTAATTTTCTACCCCTTTGAGATGCATGCCCATCAACATAAATTACTTCATCTCAAATCTATCATAGGCTCTCTGTTCGCTTTTACAATTATTGCATTTATGAAGTCAATCCTATAGTTTTTAAATGCTATCTTCTGTAAATAAGGACCCGTTCTGAATTTATTGTATCAGTCAGGAATATGCTATGTTTTCTCATTGAGTATCTTGGTCTCTTAGTTTTGTTGTATCAGTCAATGTATCATGCCCTTCAAGTAACTTATTTGACAATGTTGTTAGtttgtatttttcttctcttcatgGTATAAGCTGCAATTTTAGAGGTTTCTGTGATAGGTTGAAATTGCTAAGGCTTATGAGAAAGGTGGAGCAGCATGTCTAAGTGTTTTGACAGATGAAAAGTATTTTAAGGTAAACCAACAAACCTGGAATTTGTTATGTGTGTACTGCTAGATAATATTTGGCTGATTCAGTACTAGGTGATATTGCAACAAAATTAACTCTAACTTAATATTGGTCCAGGGAAGCTTTGAAAATCTTGAGGCAATAAGAAAGGCTGGCATAAaggtttgttttgtgaattgcATAGTCCCTGATATTGGATTTATTATACCATCAAATGTTTTTTGAATATGCAGTGCCCTTTGTTGTGCAAAGAATTCATCATAGATGCATGGCAACTCTACTATGCTCGAACTAAAGGTGCAGATGCAGTCCTTTTAATTGCTGCTGTTTTGCCTGATCTTGACATCAAATACATGATTAAGATATGCAAATTACTCGGATTGACTGCGCTTGTTGAGGTACCATTGgtgctttttttgtttgtttcctaAATTTGAATGACATTCAACTTCAACATTAACAAAACTTTTTAAGCTTACTGATATCTGATGTTTAATATGAATCTAGTCCTGTGCTATGTTTTGAGTTTATCCTATTTTGTGTAAACTTGGTCCTAAAGTGGGTCACTTTGAGTTTTGAATAGTGCTATTTACAAACAGAGAACCTCTTTAATATTATGATTCTGTACATGAAAGCAAGAATTGAAGTGTATTAGATTTAAAAGTATAGAATCTTTAGATTGACGAGACGAATCTTTATGTTATGTTCCTTATTTGTGATTACACCATAATTCTAGGTCTACCATGCAGTCTTTTATTTCCTGATGAACAtgagaatttttttacattttatgttCCTTACTCACAGGTTCATGATGAGAGGGAATTTGATCGTGTTCTTGCAATAGAGGGGATTGAGCTTATTGGCATTAACAACCGCAATCTTGGTATGTCTTATCACTCTTCTCTCTGTCTCCCCttccacttttttctttttgatgaaATGGTATCTGACCTCTCTGTCTTTCAAATTAAATCCTTTTGATGTTTGATCTGCTTGTTTTCCAGTACCTCTCCAATTTCATGGGCTTTTTATTTCtacttttgctttcattttctgTATATTCCAGTTTCTTCATtaatcttcttcatctttcttatCCTTCTTCTTGATACATTATCACTTTCTCAAATCCTATTTGTACCTTATTACAACAATCTCTTAGAACTCATAAAACTTTGATGTAATacaattgtttttatttgttatactTTATGCTATTGCTTCCCTCAGCAACatcttttttttgcttaattgtacattttgtctttttagtttGAACTTTGTGGATTTTAATCcctgaagtttttttttaaagcaaattaagttcctctatttttaaaatcaagcaAATTTTGTCCCTCTGCCAATTTCCTTATATCTAAAACCTTCAAATTCtcatttttctaaataattgTGGGTTTAGGATGGatttagaatataaaataattttaaatatttaaaagaaaaaaatttatttgaaattttaaggaTTTTCTAGGATAAGAAATTAGGGTTCAAATAGAGGaggaaatgataaatttttttttaaaaatttgggtGAAATTTAATGTTTTGTCTTGATTTgaagaaagtttaaaaaaaattaattatttaaacttgTGAATATTTCAACTAGAAAATGAGAATTTAAGGGTTTTAGGTAGAAGGAAATTGATATAACTCCTAGAAGGACTTAATTGGCTGGAAAATTTTAAGGGACCAAAATTGTGCATAATCCAAAGTAAAGGGACCAAGAGTGCAATTAAgggtccttttctttttctcctatCTCGTGTGCACacgagtttgagaatattaataattttctacttcattttttttatcttttgtgccAATGTCTGAATATTTAAACTTGAGGATTTGACTCATGACTCATCAATTGTAGCTTTTCTTTTTGGGGATTGCAGAAACATTTGAGTTGGATATCAGCATCACAAAGAAACTTCTTGAAGGAGAGCGAGGCAAAATAATCCACGAGAGAGGCATAATTGTATGTGGCTTTTCCTATGTTTAGAGCTACttgaaagaaatattaatttattttgaatatcaaCATCATGCTGATGATTATATGGTTTGTTTAGATGGTTGGGGAATCTGGTCTCTTTACCCCGGACGATATTGCCTATGTTCAGGAAGCTGGTGTTAAAGCTGTAAGTATTGACAATTTCATTTCTACTCTAAGTAAACACCTGGGAAATGGTAATTAAAATACTCAATTTCTTCCTAATCCTAACAGCAGCTCCAATGACAATTCTAAATCCCTTGTATTCGAGTCAGTCACATAAAATCTGACATGGCCATGCgg
The genomic region above belongs to Glycine max cultivar Williams 82 chromosome 14, Glycine_max_v4.0, whole genome shotgun sequence and contains:
- the LOC100788172 gene encoding indole-3-glycerol phosphate synthase, chloroplastic isoform X1, with the translated sequence MEGLASLKAPFPATPFLSSRPRTSILPSQASFRKRSSFLSFSVHAQVESDDGSAVVATSGESVTEVLKIKEWEVGMFQNEVAASQGIRIRRRPPSGPPLHYVGPFQFRLQNEGNTPRNILEEIVWNKDTEVSQLKERKPLGVLKKALENAPPARDFIGALKAANERTGLPGLIAEVKKASPSRGILREDFDPVEIAKAYEKGGAACLSVLTDEKYFKGSFENLEAIRKAGIKCPLLCKEFIIDAWQLYYARTKGADAVLLIAAVLPDLDIKYMIKICKLLGLTALVEVHDEREFDRVLAIEGIELIGINNRNLETFELDISITKKLLEGERGKIIHERGIIMVGESGLFTPDDIAYVQEAGVKAILVGESIVKQSDPGKGISNLFGKDISLG
- the LOC100788172 gene encoding indole-3-glycerol phosphate synthase, chloroplastic isoform X2, producing MFQNEVAASQGIRIRRRPPSGPPLHYVGPFQFRLQNEGNTPRNILEEIVWNKDTEVSQLKERKPLGVLKKALENAPPARDFIGALKAANERTGLPGLIAEVKKASPSRGILREDFDPVEIAKAYEKGGAACLSVLTDEKYFKGSFENLEAIRKAGIKCPLLCKEFIIDAWQLYYARTKGADAVLLIAAVLPDLDIKYMIKICKLLGLTALVEVHDEREFDRVLAIEGIELIGINNRNLETFELDISITKKLLEGERGKIIHERGIIMVGESGLFTPDDIAYVQEAGVKAILVGESIVKQSDPGKGISNLFGKDISLG